Genomic segment of bacterium:
ATGCTCACTGACGGGACATTGTAAGTTTCGAAATTGTCAAAGATTGATGCGATCAGGAGACCCATTAACGCACCACCAACTGCTATGACTGGATAGAAGAGGAAACTCGTGATACGCTTCGGCTTCTCGTCCAAAGTGTGATAGGTCTTCGCCACCTTTACTGCGGAAAAGATTGAGAAGATGAAGTAAGCGAGACCGGCCAACAACGGTACAACCATATTGAAAGGGGGAGCATCCCAATAGAAACTCAGGAGCAAGCTCGCAAATGCGAGCACGGGCTGATCCCGATCAGCGTAACCTGGATTTTGATGTTACCTGAATAGAAATGACCTAACCCCGGCGAAAGCACAGTGAGCAGTGCCGCTATCCAAGGTTTCGGATGAGGATTGGGATTTCCGCGCTGATTTGGTTTGCTGGTTTGCCGCACTGCGGACATTTGAATTCTGTCGTCAATTCTTCGTGAGCGTCTAGTGTGGTAGTCTTTCCACAGAGCATTTATAGTCCATACCTTTTCCTTAGTTGGTAGTACAGTTCCGTAGCTTTGTAGGTCAGGAGCCCTGCGCTCCTGACACTCCCACTGCAGGCACCATCTTCACCGCCAAAACTCGCACCCGGGACTGGGCTGTGGTCCGCCGGAGAATAAGTAGTTCAGCAGATAAACCACGTCGCTGATGTTTGTGACGCAGTCACCATTGGCGTCACCGCACGGCAGGGGATCAGCAAACGACTCGAAAATGTATCTGATTCCATACACGCAGTCTGAAATGTTGGTCATGCCGTCGCCGTTGAAATCACCGGGGTCGGCGATGATGTTTGCAGTCGGAATCTGACTGCCATACCACTGGCACGCAGCAGGTATAATGCAGTTGAACCACGGCTCACCAAACGTTTCGAAACGCCCCGGTGCCTGAATCGTGAAATACATGTCGGCGATATGGCGATGTTGTCCCGGCAGAAAACAAGTTCCAATATCACTGCCGGCAAATGCTTCCATCAAAACTCGGCCGATGCTGTTGTCAATGGTGAACGAATACGCCACGGGATTGGGAGTGAAGATCGGAATTCCTTGTACCGAATCACAGACAATGGCGCCGGCCGCCATCGCAAATCCCACATCTGCAGTCCGCCGACGGACCTGAGTTAGGCCATTCCGGCTGATGCCACCACAACTCGGCTTTGATCTTGCCGGCCCTTGAACCGCCGGGATACCAGATTTTGACGTTCTTAACCAATATGGAATCATCCGAAGGATTGTTTACTTGCGCCTGAGCAGGACCGCAAATCAGAGCAGCGACCACTAGAGCGATTGTGACGACTAAGTAGAAATTCTTCATTTGCACCCCGCATGTAATATGTGTAGATACCTAAACGATAACCG
This window contains:
- a CDS encoding dockerin type I repeat-containing protein gives rise to the protein MAAGAIVCDSVQGIPIFTPNPVAYSFTIDNSIGRVLMEAFAGSDIGTCFLPGQHRHIADMYFTIQAPGRFETFGEPWFNCIIPAACQWYGSQIPTANIIADPGDFNGDGMTNISDCVYGIRYIFESFADPLPCGDANGDCVTNISDVVYLLNYLFSGGPQPSPGCEFWR